The proteins below are encoded in one region of Scleropages formosus chromosome 19, fSclFor1.1, whole genome shotgun sequence:
- the dsc2l gene encoding desmocollin 2-like protein: MAQTATFFFLYSVFFTVLSLPVECCLPPSLQSEVPGELPAGYTVSRVNLDQCGTEGLKVTSSDPDFAVQTDGTVITTCFTVVPGDGRRFLILVQKEDGETSEVEVTLTRRVKVVPSNKVLKRYKRRWSPPPFSIKENQKPPFPKDIEVIASDSSQNYSVRYTISGPGVRERPYDVFSIDEYTGMLRVHKTLDREEFNNITFVANVYNRYSNKPTDLSLPVTVIVEDENDNAPEFSGLMQYTVMEHCNTGTLVGVVRATDKDDPSTPHAKIKYRLGSGTELFLINEKNGSITARTTTLDRERQDKYLVPVEIRDMEGHPSGLSQTGTATITLGDINDNPPTFKQPSYTAEVEENKANVLILRIPVEDKDLVNTDNWRTRFVITKGNETGNFRIDVDPKTNEGLLYVVKPLDYEETKSVELQLTAQNVAKLEGTTASWSSIPVTLNVKDVDEGPEFRPGNLYLLVKENVANGTVIGTYTATDPETKKSNGMRYYKRSDPASWINVVESTGQLKVANTIDRESSFVNNSMYNITVEAVDESKKTGTGTVIIQIEDINDNMPEIKSKELVLCEGSLESVRIEASDQDNPPFSAPFFYELGKGHDGKWKLEDIKDTSAVLKPAKDLPTGVYSVPVMVKDLQGFGKEQTVTVQICHCSNGACLAKRTSTSLGVGGVLAILMSTLLLLLLCLLFAFVCTTKKDKIHMDDTGDGMLLKSNTEGPGDEVNSSIPILPMTAVDGSLKGSIFEKQESNLGKMGAGNMNTMNVPPGFPNNMYQKSSSNMVVTGTLGGYSTGNYRSIQEEAEFLEFASRSTLHTWMTNALYLDKKLMYFATEDSGRYADDIPLRYGYEGRGSLAGSVGCCSELGADEGLGFLDSLGPKFKTLAEICMEK; encoded by the exons ATGGCCCAGACCGccaccttcttcttcctctacAGTGTATTCTTTACG GTGTTATCTCTCCCTGTTGAATGTTGCCTTCCACCTTCCTTACAAAGTGAAGTACCTGGAGAACTTCCAGCTGGGTATACTGTCTCAAGAG TTAATCTGGACCAGTGTGGCACTGAGGGCTTGAAGGTGACCAGCAGCGATCCGGATTTTGCTGTGCAGACGGACGGGACCGTGATCACAACCTGTTTTACCGTGGTGCCTGGAGATGGGAGGAGATTCTTGATATTGGTTCAGAAGGAAGATGGCGAGACAAGTGAAGTTGAGGTTACCCTAACCCGCAGAGTGAAAGTG GTTCCTAGCAACAAAGTTCTAAAACGATATAAAAGACGGTGGAGTCCCCCTCCCTTCTCCataaaagaaaatcagaagCCCCCTTTTCCCAAGGACATTGAAGTG ATTGCATCAGACTCCTCTCAGAATTACTCAGTACGCTACACTATCAGTGGCCCTGGGGTGAGGGAAAGGCCTTATGATGTGTTCTCCATAGACGAGTACACAGGAATGCTTCGAGTTCACAAGACTTTGGACCGAGAGGAATTCAACAATATAACT TTTGTGGCGAACGTGTACAACAGGTATAGCAATAAGCCGACTGACCTGTCGCTACCAGTCACGGTTATCGTGGAAGATGAGAACGATAATGCTCCCGAGTTCTCCGGTTTGATGCAATACACTGTGATGGAGCACTGCAATACAG gCACTCTTGTAGGAGTAGTCAGGGCTACCGATAAAGATGATCCCAGTACTCCCCATGCAAAAATCAAATACAGGCTCGGTAGTGGAACTGAGCTCTTCTTGATTAATGAGAAAAATGGGTCCATTACCGCTCGAACAACTACTCTGGACAGAGAG CGGCAAGACAAATATTTAGTTCCTGTGGAAATTAGAGACATGGAAGGTCATCCCAGTGGCCTGTCCCAAACTGGCACAGCTACGATAACACTGGGGGACATAAATGACAATCCGCCTACTTTTAAACAGCCATcg TATACTGCAGAAGtagaggaaaacaaagcaaatgtcTTAATTCTGCGTATTCCTGTGGAAGACAAGGACTTGGTGAACACAGATAACTGGAGAACTCGCTTTGTGATTACAAAAGGGAATGAGACCGGCAATTTCCGCATTGATGTAGATCCCAAAACCAACGAGGGACTACTTTATGTTGTAAAG CCGTTGGATTATGAAGAAACAAAGAGTGTGGAACTGCAGTTGACAGCTCAGAATGTGGCGAAACTGGAGGGCACAACGGCCTCCTGGTCCTCTATACCGGTAACCCTGAACGTGAAAGATGTGGACGAAGGGCCAGAATTCAGACCAGGGAACTTGTACCTACTGGTCAAGGAGAACGTGGCCAACGGAACCGTCATCGGCACCTACACGGCAACAGATCCGGAGACCAAGAAGAGCAATGGGATGAG GTATTACAAGCGGTCCGATCCTGCTTCGTGGATCAACGTGGTGGAAAGCACCGGGCAGCTCAAGGTTGCGAACACAATTGACCGAGAATCCTCTTTTGTCAACAACAGCATGTATAATATAACGGTGGAAGCAGTGGACGAGA GTAAAAAAACAGGCACTGGGACTGTTATTATTCAGATTGAGGATATAAATGATAATATGCCAGAGATTAAATCGAAGGAGCTGGTGCTTTGTGAAGGGAGTCTCGAGTCCGTGAGAATCGAAGCCAGCGACCAGGATAATCCACCTTTCTCCGCTCCCTTTTTCTATGAACTTGGAAAGGGACATGATGGGAAATGGAAGCTGGAGGACATTAAAG ACACGTCTGCGGTGCTCAAGCCGGCCAAGGATCTCCCGACAGGGGTGTACAGCGTACCTGTGATGGTGAAGGACCTGCAGGGCTTTGGGAAGGAACAGACGGTGACGGTGCAGATCTGCCACTGCTCCAACGGAGCGTGCTTAGCAAAGCGGACCTCGACTTCCCTTGGCGTGGGGGGCGTGCTGGCCATCTTGATGTCTactctgcttctgctgctgcttt GTTTGCTTTTTGCATTCGTGTGCACTACCAAGAAGGACAAAATCCACATGGACGACACCGGTGATGGCATGTTGCTGAAGTCGAACACCGAAGGGCCTGGCGACGAAGTG AACTCCAGCATTCCAATCCTTCCCATGACTGCGGTGGACGGCTCTTTGAAAGGATCTATATTCGAGAAGCAGGAATCCAACTTGGGTAAGATGGGAGCAGGGAACATGAACACGATGAATGTGCCACCGGGGTTTCCCAACAACATGTACCAAAAGTCGAGCAGTAACATGGTCGTTACCGGCACGCTGGGAGGATACAGCACAGGGAACTACAGAAGCATCCAGGAAGAGGCGGAGTTCCTTGAGTTCGCCAGTCGGTCCACTCTGCACACGTGGATGACCAACGCCTTATACTTGGACAAG AAGCTGATGTACTTTGCGACGGAGGACAGTGGCCGCTATGCGGATGACATCCCCCTGCGCTACGGCTACGAGGGCCGGGGTTCGCTCGCTGGCTCCGTAGGCTGCTGCAGTGAGTTAGGCGCTGATGAGGGCCTTGGCTTCTTGGACTCGCTTGGACCCAAGTTCAAGACCCTCGCAGAGATCTGCATGGAGAAGTGA